CCGGGCCTTGTACACACCGCCCGTCACACCATGGGAGTTGGTTTTACCTGAAGGTGCTGTGCTAACCGCAAGGAGGCAGGCAACCACGGTAGGGTCAGCGACTGGGGTGAAGTCGTAACAAGGTAGCCGTAGGGGAACCTGCGGCTGGATCACCTCCTTTCTAAGGAAGAAGATGAACTGGATTTATCCTTTATCTTCTTGTTAGAACAATTGCCGGAAAGTCATTCCGGTTTAGCGGATGATGCCGCCTTCGTTTCTCTTTCTTTACAAATGACGTTTGGCAGCATGTGCGCTTTTTGATGTGCATATTGCGGGTATCGGATTTGTCTGGCTGTGACTGTTTTGACGGTTTCACCATTCGGGCTTGTAGCTCAGTTGGTTAGAGCGCGCGCTTGATAAGCGTGAGGTCGAAGGTTCAAGTCCTTCCAGGCCCACCAATTTATTGGGTTTAACAAAGTTTAGGGGCCGTAGCTCAGCTGGGAGAGCACCTGCTTTGCAAGCAGGGGGTCGTCGGTTCGATCCCGTCCGGCTCCACCAAAATTTTGTGCGGTGTAGATATTTGAAAGCGTTGTTTGATAAGGAAAAAAAGTTTTGCGGGCTGTTTACGGACAGTCTGCCTGTTCTGATGAAATTGTGAAGAGAAGATATGTTCGGATATAATTATCCGGGGCTTTGCCTCAGATGATTATATGTCGCAAGGCATGCTCAACGCCTTGCATTATGATTGGTCGCTTAACCGCAGCCATCGAATATATCTCGAGAAGCTGGTCTTTTCTGCTGATATTCAAGTATTTATGCTTGCACAGTGTGAATACGCGATTGGATATTGGCAATGAGAACGATCAAGTGTCTTAAGGGCATCTGGTGAATGCCTTGGCATGCACAGGCGATGAAGGACGTGATACGCTGCGATAAGCTACGGGGAGGTGCGAATACCCTTTGATCCGTAGATTTCCGAATGGGGCAACCCACCTTTGATAGCTGGAAAGTTTAAGCAGACAGGAATGTCTGTTTAGATTTCCAGTTATCTTTAACAAGGTATCTTCATCTGAATAAAATAGGGTGTAAGAAGCGAACGCAGGGAACTGAAACATCTAAGTACCTGCAGGAAAGGACATCAATAGAGACTCCGCTAGTAGTGGCGAGCGAACGCGGATCAGGCCAGTGGCTGGAAAGAGGAAAACAGAAGCAGTTGGAAAACTGCGCCATAGAGAGTGATAGCCTCGTAAGTGTAAACTGACTTCCAGTCCTTGAGTAGGGCGGGACACGTGAAATCCTGTCTGAATATGGGTCGACCACGATCCAAGCCTAAGTACTCGTGCATGACCGATAGTGAACCAGTACCGTGAGGGAAAGGTGAAAAGCACCCCGACAAGGGGAGTGAAAGAGAACCTGAAACCGGATGCCTACAAACAGTCGGAGCCCAAGATTCGTTCTGGGTGACGGCGTACCTTTTGTATAATGGGTCAGCGACTTAGTCTGGCGAGCAAGCTTAAACCGATAGGTGTAGGCGCAGCGAAAGCGAGTCTGAACAGGGCGTTCAGTTCGTTGGATTAGACCCGAAACCAAGTGATCTAGCCATGAGCAGGCTGAAGGTAAGGTAACACTTACTGGAGGGCCGAACCCGTATCTGTTGCAATAGATTGGGATGACTTGTGGCTAGGGGTGAAAGGCCAATCAAACTTGGAAATAGCTGGTTCTCCGCGAAATCTATTTAGGTAGAGCGTTGATTTTATACTCCAGGGGGTAGAGCACTGGATGGGCTAGGGGTCCTCACCGGATTACCAAACCTAACCAAACTGCGAATACCTGGAAGTACTGATCAGCAGACACACGGCGGGTGCTAACGTCCGTCGTGGAGAGGGCAACAACCCTGACCACCATCTAAGGTCCCTAAGTCATGGCTAAGTGGGAAAGGATGTGAGGATCCCAAAACAACCAGGATGTTGGCTTAGAAGCAGCCATCATTTAAAGAAAGCGTAACAGCTCACTGGTCTAAACAAGGGTCTTTGCGCCGAAAATGTACCGGGGCTAAAGCCATGCACCGAAGCTGTGGATTTGCTCATTAGAGCAAGTGGTAGCGGAGCGTTCCGTAAGCCTGTGAAGGGGTACCCGTGAGGGATCCTGGAGGTATCGGAAGTGAGAATGCTGACATGAGTAACGATAAAGGGAGTGAGAGACTCCCTCGCCGAAAGTCCAAGGGTTCCTGCTTAAAGTTAATCTGAGCAGGGTGAGCCGGCCCCTAAGGCGAGGCCGAAAGGCGTAGCCGATGGGAACCACGTTAATATTCGTGGGCCTGTGGAAAGTGACGGATTGTGTAAGTTGTAAGGTCTTATTGGATTGATCTTGCCGCGAAACAGTTCCAGGAAATAGCTTCCACATATAGACCGTACCCTAAACCGACACTGGTGGACTGGTAGAGAATACCAAGGCGCTTGAGAGAACTACGTTGAAGGAACTCGGCAAAATGCACGCGTAACTTCGGAAGAAGCGTGACCCTTCTTTGGGCAACCAGAGAGGGGTGGCACAGACCAGGGGGTAGCGACTGTTTACCAAAAACACAGGGCTCTGCGAAGTCGCAAGACGACGTATAGGGTCTGACGCCTGCCCGGTGCCGGAAGGTTAAGAGGAGAGGTGCAAGCCTTGAATTGAAGCCCCGGTAAACGGCGGCCGTAACTATAACGGTCCTAAGGTAGCGAAATTCCTTGTCGGGTAAGTTCCGACCTGCACGAATGGCGTAACGACTTCCCCGCTGTCTCCAACGTAGACTCAGTGAAATTGAATTCCCCGTGAAGATGCGGGGTTCCTGCGGTTAGACGGAAAGACCCCGTGCACCTTTACTATAGCTTTACACTGGCATTCGTGTCGGCATGTGTAGGATAGGTGGTAGACTTTGAAGCAGTGGCGCCAGCCATTGTGGAGTCATCCTTGAAATACCACCCTTATCGACATGGATGTCTAACTGCGACCCGTTATCCGGGTCCAGGACCGTGTATGGTGGGTAGTTTGACTGGGGCGGTCGCCTCCTAAAGAGTAACGGAGGCGCGCGATGGTGGGCTCAGAACGGTCGGAAATCGTTCGTCGAGTGCAATGGCATAAGCCTGCCTGACTGTGAGACTGACACGTCGAACAGAGTCGAAAGACGGTCATAGTGATCCGGTGGTCCCGCGTGGAAGGGCCATCGCTCAACGGATAAAAGGTACGCCGGGGATAACAGGCTGATGACCCCCAAGAGTCCATATCGACGGGGTTGTTTGGCACCTCGATGTCGACTCATCGCATCCTGGGGCTGGAGCAGGTCCCAAGGGTATGGCTGTTCGCCATTTAAAGCGGTACGTGAGTTGGGTTCAGAACGTCGTGAGACAGTTCGGTCCCTATCTGCCGTGGGTGTAGGAATATTGACAGGATCTGTCCCTAGTACGAGAGGACCGGGATGGACGTATCTCTGGTGGACCTGTTGTGGCGCCAGCCGCATAGCAGGGTAGCTATATACGGAAGGGATAACCGCTGAAGGCATCTAAGCGGGAAACCCACCTGAAAACGAGTATTCCCTTGAGATCCGTGGAAGACGACCACGTTGATAGGCCGGGTGTGGAAGTGCAGCAATGCATGGAGCTTACCGGTACTAATAGTTCGATAGGCTTGATCGTTCCCATTACCACTGTCCAATTTTGTAATAAAAGCAGAAAATACAGCTTCTCATTTGTTCTATGCACTTCGCTGACCTGGTGGTTATGGCGGAGCGGCTGCACCCGATCCCATTCCGAACTCGGCCGTGAAACGCTCCTGCGCCGATGGTACTTTGTCTTAAGACACGGGAGAGTAGGTCGCTGCCAGGTCTGCAAAATGCATAGAACAGCTTCTCATCACAGAAAAATCCCCAATATGAACAGGCAGCCTTCCCTTATAACTGCTCTGATACTCTCTTGTTCTTATATCCTGCCGGCATGGCGCAGCAATCAAAATTGCATCTTTACTTTACAGGAAAATGCCTCAAGGATAAAAAACTGTATCAACCCCATACTGATACAGAAAAGCCCTAACGCGGGGTGGAGCAGCCCGGTAGCTCGTCAGGCTCATAACCTGAAGGCCGCAGGTTCAAATCCTGCCCCCGCAACCAAATGCCAAAAATTCCACACCTCAAAATAAAAGCCATAGTGTATAATACAGCCAAGCCACGTGATGAAAAATTGTGGATAAACAAAAAGCCCCGGTTCCAAAAAAATGGCGCTTGTTTGTGGGCAATGGACACAATGGCAACCCTTAATAGCCAAAGAGCAAAATTCGTGGATCCCTTTCATTATAAGCTGCTAAGCTGGAGGGACAATGGGAATGGTAATGAAAAATGGGTTGAAAGCAGGCCTGTATACGGCGCATGCACTATTGCCAATCCATTTTGAGTTGATAATATAAAAATCCCTTAAATTGAAATGATGAAGAACCCCCTTAAGGGGCAAGTGTTTTTATTTTCTTGTAAAGCCTTTTAAGGTGATGATTTGACATATCCAAAATAGGTTCATACATAAATGAATTGATATGAATATTTTCGGGAGTCATTAATATAACCTGTTCAAGATATTTTAAAGTTTCAGGATCTATATCCGTTGTTTCTTTCACTTTTTCAAAAAGTTTAAATGTTTGCGTGTTCAGAATATTAGTGAGAAAATTTTCATCATTGATTTTTCCGATCATGAATAATTCAGCGCGGAGACGAATTGCCATTGCAAGTACAATTTTTGTTTCTAACTCGATCTTTTCTTCAGTCAAGGTACAAATTTGATCAGCTCTTTCGAAGAGTAATTCGAAAATTTTCTTGTTGCCATTAGGTAAGCTAAGTTCAGGGTTAAAAGTAATCACCTTTTTGAACAGAGCCTCAAGATCCCCTATAGTGAGGTCCTGTGAACCAGATTTAACATGTAGATACTTAGTCAGTTTGCTTTCTATGTCCTTTTGTCCCGAAAACTCTGCAATGTTCCTTACAAAAGGAATCATTGCCAAGAGGAAATCATCGTGTTTTCCGTTGGGAAGTTCATTTTTCCAATGTGTGAATGGATTATTTTGGTATTTTTCTTGCCTGATCTGAATACTTTTATCATTACGAAGAGCGTGAAACTTATTGTTCCGCCCTAGATCTAAACGCTTCGAGATGGTCCTATAAAAATCATAATTATGTGTTAGAATAATCTGATAGAAGAACTCTATTTTCGTAATATCACGAAGATATTCGATAATCGCATATTTGTTTTTGTAGTCGAACGAATCAGCAATATCATCAAATATGAATAAGGTCTCAATTTTTTCTTCGCGTCGAGCGATTACCTCAAAAATAATATTTAAGAGGTAGAGTGCTCGCCTTTCTCCGTTACTGAGTACTTGAATAAGATCATTTTCAGCAACCGGAACTTCAGTATCATTGTGTCCCTTAAAACGAAACCTAATGCTAGGAGCATCAGCCTTCAAGATAACATCGTGTTGGTTCTCCATCGTGACCACAAATGGTACCGAAAAACGATCATTAAATTCTTTAAGAACTTCTGCCCAATGCGTTCCTTCATTTTTGGCCTCCGTGATGATCCTTTCAAGCTCTTCACGCCCTTGCTCGTAAGTATCTAAGGCATCATTTAATATATCCCGGCAATTAGAAAGATAGGCAATCCAGAGACGTTGTCGGAGACGGTCAGGATTGCTTAATTCAGGAATGAGCTTCTCATTTTCAGTGAGATAAGCTCGAAAATCTTTCATATCAGCATTTCTTGTGAGTAATTTATCAATTTTTTCAAACTGAGCTTTTAACTCTTTATCGCCGAGTATCTCATCTTTTTCTTCCTGAATAACACGTTCGAGGTCTGCTTTGTTCTTGATTTCCTGCCGAATATTTTTATTATTAACATATACAGAATGATCCGCTTTGAAGAAACCATTTATCTCCAGGCTTTTTGCTACAGCAGCTGCATCATTATGATTAAATGCGCCTTTTCGAAAAAAGGTAGATTTGGTAATGAGAGTATCATAAATTCTCATGTATTTTTCAATATCACTTCTGAATTCTTTTGATTCTAGCTGTGCAACAACTTTAGTAGAGAAGATTGCAGCATAGCGCAAATCAGCTAATGTGGAATGAGCTCCTTCATCAACCTCTGTTTTTAACCGCCGCAAAGCAGTGAAGAATTCTGTCGGATCGTTAGTTACGTCATTTGCTAATATTTCCTCAATGCCATTTTTCAATCCAGAAACTGGCTTGAGGTTGCTAATCAGGATATCTTTCTTTTCATCAATTTCGCGACGTATATTATCGTAACGATCACGTAACTGATTGTTTGCAAGCAAAGTTGACATACGATTAGATTTATAGTCCTCTCTGTAGGGTTCGACTACGAAGATACTTTCTTGTGTTAATTCATTTTTGTTCTCGTCTAGAATAGAACGTCTTGTCTCCCTATTTTTATGAATTCTATCGCATGACTCTTTCCCTTCCGATACATCTTTAAAAGTAAGAGCCAGAGAACTTTTCATTACTCCGTTTGGTGCATATACAACGTTTTGTCTCTTGTTCTTGAAAGAAAACGAGTGACATAGAGCTGTAATTCCATAACAATGCTCTAATTTGATCTCGATAGATTGCATATAATTCCCCCTTAAAGATTGTTATTCTCCATTAAGAACTTTGTTTAAGCAAATGTGTCTTGCAGATTTCCTTGACGCGTGCCTGCAATAGCGCAATCCGTTCAAACAGCCATTCAAGTTGTTCTTCGGTGATTTCATATTCAGAGGAATAGCGCGCTTCAACATAAGCGCGGCGTAAAAGCTCAAAAGCGCGTTTATACATACGCTTGTTGCGCGGCCAGATATCTGCAAGCTCCGGCACAACGGCTTCGGCAAGAGAACGCAACTTTTTAATATTGTGCATCTTCGGGCTGTAAAGCGTCAAGGTCAGCAAAAGACAGTGATAAATGTGCTCTGTGGCCTGATGGGCGAGAAAAGCACTGAAATTAAGAGCTTCTCTCCCATCAACAGTTGTTTCTTCAAAAGAGGTTCTTGCATGTTTCAAAGCTAGTTGCGATAACCTGTACCACTTATCAAAATACTTCTGTGCCTCTTCCTGCTTCTGCTCTTGCGTCATCTTGCCCGGCTTGCTGAACGGGTAGCCTTCCGCCTCATACAGCACAATCCCGTCACGCAGAATATCCAGAAAAAACGGGCGCCCCATAGCAATCTGCCCGTTGACATCCTCATAGCTGTGGTAAATCGGCTCAACCGGTGTCTTGATACGCTTGGTCACCAGCCATTCACGGTCAATGCGCTCTTCCGCGTGCCGCCAGAATTCAGGCTCCGTAAAATCCTCCTTGCTGACAATCACCAGCAGGTCATAGTCAGAGAAATAGCCGCTTGCCCGGTCTTCCACCCAGCTGCCGCGGGCATAGGAACCGAACAGGACCAGCTTGAGGATACGGCCATTGCGCAGGATTTTCTTGTTTCTGGAGGACTGCGCCTGCTGGAACTCTTCAAACAGGATCTTGGCGGTGAGCGCGAGTTCCCGCCGCTTGCGCGGCGGCAGGTGGCTTATGCGGTCTTCCAGCAGGTCAGGGTAGGATGCCATAGGTTCCCTTAGAACATGAAACTGATTACAAAGATAGTACCATTATCAGTTGTAGAACGGGAATATTTTTCTATGTAAAGGTGAGCATTTCAGGCCTGATAGTGGATGTTTCATATGCTAGGCTGCAACAGGCATTTCCCGCCACCCCTCATTCTGTGAAACTGCCTTTTTATCCACAATTTTTCATTAAGTGGCCGCGGCCCCTGTGAGCGATTTGATTTTGTGGCTTTCGTGCGTGATTGAAGTTTTATAGAAAAATTATTTTATATGAGTGTTTTTTAGAAAAAATATATAAAAAATATTTTTAATAATAGAGATTTTCATAAATTTTATTTTATAAAAATGCATGAATTATAGTTTTTGTTTCTTTTTAATAATCCCCAAAATACCCGATACTGGTCCTGTGTGGGATGGACAGTTTTGCGGCAGGGATTTCCGGCAAATCAGGGAAGGATCATTATGGCCTATAAACTCAGCCTTTTGGATAAAATCGCTTTGTCAGATACCCTGCCGGCACAGCAGGCCCTGGCAAATACCATAACTTATGCGCAGGCCGCAGAGCGCGCCGGATTTCATCGTTTCTGGGTGGCCGAACACCATCATTCAAAGGACTGGGCTTCCAGTGCGCCGGAGGCGCTTGTCAGCTGGCTGCTGGCTGTGACAGAAAAAATCCGTATCGGTTCTGGCGGGGTCATGTTGCAGCATTACAGCCCTTACAAAGTGGCCGAGGTGTTTAATGTGCTTGCGGCTCTGGCGCCTGACCGGGTTGACTTGGGGGTCGGAAAAACACCGGGTGGCTTGCCGCTGGCAAGTGAGGCGCTGCAATTGGAATTTTCAGATGAAAAGCGTTTGCCATTTGCCGAGAAAGCCGCGCTTTTAAGCCGCTTTCTGGGGGGCACGCCATTGGAAGATGGCCGTTTTCAGGGGCTGGCCGCCACACCCGCGCCGCCTGTTGCCCCTATGGGCTTTTTGCTGGGCGGCAGCGTTGACAGTGCCTTGCTGGCGGCCCGTCTTGGCTGGCAGTTAAGTTATGCCGGACATTTGAACGGCAATGAGGAAAACCTGCGAAA
This is a stretch of genomic DNA from Candidatus Tokpelaia hoelldoblerii. It encodes these proteins:
- a CDS encoding Hypothetical protein (bhsal03000), with amino-acid sequence MQSIEIKLEHCYGITALCHSFSFKNKRQNVVYAPNGVMKSSLALTFKDVSEGKESCDRIHKNRETRRSILDENKNELTQESIFVVEPYREDYKSNRMSTLLANNQLRDRYDNIRREIDEKKDILISNLKPVSGLKNGIEEILANDVTNDPTEFFTALRRLKTEVDEGAHSTLADLRYAAIFSTKVVAQLESKEFRSDIEKYMRIYDTLITKSTFFRKGAFNHNDAAAVAKSLEINGFFKADHSVYVNNKNIRQEIKNKADLERVIQEEKDEILGDKELKAQFEKIDKLLTRNADMKDFRAYLTENEKLIPELSNPDRLRQRLWIAYLSNCRDILNDALDTYEQGREELERIITEAKNEGTHWAEVLKEFNDRFSVPFVVTMENQHDVILKADAPSIRFRFKGHNDTEVPVAENDLIQVLSNGERRALYLLNIIFEVIARREEKIETLFIFDDIADSFDYKNKYAIIEYLRDITKIEFFYQIILTHNYDFYRTISKRLDLGRNNKFHALRNDKSIQIRQEKYQNNPFTHWKNELPNGKHDDFLLAMIPFVRNIAEFSGQKDIESKLTKYLHVKSGSQDLTIGDLEALFKKVITFNPELSLPNGNKKIFELLFERADQICTLTEEKIELETKIVLAMAIRLRAELFMIGKINDENFLTNILNTQTFKLFEKVKETTDIDPETLKYLEQVILMTPENIHINSFMYEPILDMSNHHLKRLYKKIKTLAP
- a CDS encoding Group-1 luciferase family oxidoreductase (bhsal03020); protein product: MAYKLSLLDKIALSDTLPAQQALANTITYAQAAERAGFHRFWVAEHHHSKDWASSAPEALVSWLLAVTEKIRIGSGGVMLQHYSPYKVAEVFNVLAALAPDRVDLGVGKTPGGLPLASEALQLEFSDEKRLPFAEKAALLSRFLGGTPLEDGRFQGLAATPAPPVAPMGFLLGGSVDSALLAARLGWQLSYAGHLNGNEENLRKTIAAYKQATNGAVPQLALAAVIAPTREEALAIAETIYVYKVIFSDGKVFSLATQETAEEFARQSGRHDYRIEQQRGSMVVGTARDVSRELHGLHQRYGIEDFMLELPMRALEQRLQAIEALADVRLQLAA
- a CDS encoding Nucleotidyltransferase (bhsal03010), whose amino-acid sequence is MASYPDLLEDRISHLPPRKRRELALTAKILFEEFQQAQSSRNKKILRNGRILKLVLFGSYARGSWVEDRASGYFSDYDLLVIVSKEDFTEPEFWRHAEERIDREWLVTKRIKTPVEPIYHSYEDVNGQIAMGRPFFLDILRDGIVLYEAEGYPFSKPGKMTQEQKQEEAQKYFDKWYRLSQLALKHARTSFEETTVDGREALNFSAFLAHQATEHIYHCLLLTLTLYSPKMHNIKKLRSLAEAVVPELADIWPRNKRMYKRAFELLRRAYVEARYSSEYEITEEQLEWLFERIALLQARVKEICKTHLLKQSS